One window of Agromyces rhizosphaerae genomic DNA carries:
- a CDS encoding phosphoglycerate kinase, which translates to MTLRTIDSLGPLGGTRVVVRCDLNVPLADGRITDDGRVRASVPTITALLEQGARVIVISHLGRPGGAPDPKYSLAPAAARLGELLGRPVAFATDTVGESATAAVDALGDGEVLVLENLRFNPEETSKDAAERAVFAGKLAEFADAVVSDGFGVVHRKQASVYELVEARPSAAGLLIAAELDVLDRLTENPERPYAVVLGGSKVSDKLGVIEHLLPRVDSLLIGGGMLFTFLAAQGHKVGSSLLESDQIETVQGYLAEAERLGVQIVLPTDVVVAASFSADADHVVRPADAIEDTPFGASGLGLDIGPDTAAAFADVIRSSKTVFWNGPMGVFELAPFAAGTKAIAGALTEVDGLSVVGGGDSAAAVRVLGFDDDAFGHISTGGGASLEFLEGKKLPGLEVLGWQ; encoded by the coding sequence ATGACGCTGCGCACCATCGATTCGCTGGGTCCGCTCGGCGGCACGCGTGTCGTCGTCCGGTGCGACCTGAACGTCCCGCTCGCGGACGGCAGGATCACGGACGACGGCCGCGTGCGCGCCTCGGTGCCCACCATCACCGCGCTGCTCGAGCAGGGCGCGCGGGTGATCGTGATCTCGCACCTGGGCCGCCCGGGCGGCGCGCCCGACCCGAAGTACTCGCTGGCCCCCGCGGCCGCGCGGCTGGGGGAGCTCCTCGGCCGTCCGGTCGCGTTCGCCACCGACACGGTCGGCGAGTCCGCGACCGCCGCGGTCGACGCCCTGGGCGACGGCGAGGTGCTCGTGCTGGAGAACCTCAGGTTCAACCCGGAGGAGACCAGCAAGGACGCCGCCGAGCGCGCCGTCTTCGCCGGGAAGCTGGCGGAGTTCGCCGACGCGGTGGTCTCCGACGGCTTCGGCGTCGTGCACCGCAAGCAGGCGAGCGTCTACGAGCTCGTCGAGGCGCGTCCGAGCGCCGCGGGCCTGCTCATCGCCGCCGAGCTCGACGTGCTGGACCGCCTCACCGAGAACCCCGAGCGGCCCTACGCGGTCGTGCTGGGCGGCTCGAAGGTGTCCGACAAGCTCGGCGTGATCGAGCACCTCCTGCCGCGGGTCGACAGCCTGCTCATCGGCGGGGGCATGCTCTTCACGTTCCTCGCGGCGCAGGGCCACAAGGTCGGCTCGAGCCTGCTCGAGAGCGACCAGATCGAGACGGTGCAGGGCTACCTCGCCGAGGCCGAGCGCCTGGGCGTGCAGATCGTGCTGCCGACCGACGTGGTCGTCGCCGCGTCGTTCAGCGCCGACGCCGACCACGTCGTGCGGCCCGCCGACGCGATCGAGGACACCCCGTTCGGGGCGTCGGGCCTCGGGCTCGACATCGGTCCCGACACCGCCGCGGCGTTCGCCGACGTCATCCGCTCGTCGAAGACGGTGTTCTGGAACGGCCCGATGGGCGTGTTCGAGCTCGCGCCGTTCGCGGCCGGCACCAAGGCGATCGCCGGAGCCCTGACCGAGGTCGACGGCCTCAGCGTGGTCGGCGGCGGCGATTCCGCGGCAGCGGTGCGCGTACTCGGGTTCGACGACGACGCCTTCGGGCACATCTCGACGGGCGGGGGCGCGAGCCTCGAGTTCCTCGAGGGCAAGAAGCTCCCCGGACTGGAGGTCCTCGGATGGCAGTGA